GAATGTGTACTGTGTGCGTGCAAATATGAGAATGCACACTCTGCTCCTGACCACTGCTGTatcatgagaaaaaaaccaatGCGTTCgcaggaaagaaaataaaacttaaacATGAAACCTCATTAATGGTGTTGAATTATCACACatgggaaaaaatatttcacttgacTGAAATAAGtaaattttggaaaaaaaaatatttctcaataATTGTAGAAAACTAAGAAAATAGAATTTTAATTTAGTGATTTTCTTGTTATGAAATAACCACActgccaccagagggcgctgaCGCAGTGTGTAGTACAatcatgtggaaaaaatgttttcccattaatgcaaagaaaacaactggAACTGTAAAATAATCTCTGCTGAGGTCATATTTACACGGAGGTGTTGAATTACTGCAATTACGTAAAATCAATCTCAGCCATTTTTAGTTGAGGAATTGCAGATCTGACGGTTTGTGAAATTATCCAGCTTCATCTGCAACCTCATGAAGAGAAAATTACTATGTGAACACTAATCTAAAATTAAAGTATGTCATTTCAGCTGGTTAAAAAACAGTGAAAGCACAGATCCGCTGCACTTGCCAAACATTTATTGTTCTAAAAAGTGATATGAGgttcacaaatacattttttttcttaagaagCATCAAGGTGCAAACCACATGCCGTCAACATCCATGTGTGGGCCTTGTGCAGGTTTCACAGCGGCTCAATACTTACAGCAGCTGATGTCGGTGCTCAGCGACTGCAGCCAGAGAGTTGGCAGCGGTGAAACCGGCGACTGCAGTCCTTCGCCGCAATGAGCAACCACAGTCTCGGGTTATAATGGCACATGCGTGCGCAACACGGGGGCAGattgatttgaaaatgcagtATTTGTACAGTAAGTAGCTTTTTTTCAGAGCTCTTTCATCACAAAAATCTCTTGCATGTTTTAGTTCTCAAGGCAAAGCTTATGACTGGTTCTGTAATTGTTCCCACACTCAAGAAAACTTGACATGGAGGTGGGTACTTCCACtgtaaaagaaagacaaagagattaATACTGCTTCCAGTGACAGCGGACAGGGCAGCGTCCGTGTTCCCATTTGATTTAGAGCCGAAGGTGAGATTGTTCAAACCTTTGTGTCCGGCAGCTCTTTGATCAGACAGAGGGAATTGGAATCTGGTGCACCGAGGTGCTTTCGAAGTCTTGCAGTGCATCTTGGTGAGTGTGGTAGTGCATGGCTACATATGACTTGGCAAAGGCAAATGTCTGAGAGCTGACCGGCTGCAGGCTGGTGGGGGTGCTGGGCCCTGCGGAGGGACTGCTGTTGTATATGCTGTAGTAGGGCTCAATGCGGGTGTTGATGGGTGTAGAGGTGCTCGGAGGGCGAGGTTTGCGCGCACCTGTGGCCCGTGGACTACCAGCGCAATCTTTGGAGTGACTGGGCCCGCAGGCCTGGTCCACGAGCCTCCTCTGTGGCTTGGGCGACAGCACATAGGCCGAGTTGGTCTCGTGATGGGAGGATTTATTGCGATTGACTTCCAGGCTGCCCTTCCCCATCGCATGCAGACGGGTCTTTTGCTTGCAACAGAGAAAGCCCAGCGCCGCCCACTGAACGCAGCACAGCACGCGGCGGCGGAGGCCTGCGCTGTTGCGCGAGTACACAAAGGGATTGATGCCCGACTTGAGGAAAATGAGCACAAAGCCGCACAGCTCAAACTGGTAATGTGCCGAGCTGCTTTCCGGCGACAAAACATCCTGTGCCAGCGAGACGCCCATTGGcaagcagcagagcagcacgGAGAACACTATGACGACGCAGGTGACGACGGCCTTAGAGTCTTTGACTGTGGCCAAGTTGACCGTAGACACCAGCTGACAGCAGGTGGCTCCTTGGGCAGCACCTGGAACCAGAGGGTGGCCGGCCCTGTTGGCGTACGAGTGCGTCTGAACGTTCTGCAGTTTGTTGTAAGTCTGGTTACGGTACAGAGAGGGGCCCTGGACGGCACACTGCATGCTCTCAAAGCCCGCTGCAATGAGAGGTGGTGGGGGCGGAGGGCACGCGGCGTCTACTGTGATGATGGGACATTTCCTCACTTGTGCATTCTTCCTCAGTGTTTGAGCGATCGTAAGATAGGACACTGACACCACAGCCACGCAAAAGGCAAAGTCTGCCAGGTAGACGTACAACACGACCCGTGCGTGTCCGCCTCCCAGGCCAAAGTGGGGCAGGCAGGGTCCATCTCTACGTGGGAACGCCTGCATGGTAAGGAGGGCGGCCATGGTGAAGCTGGACGTCCACAGCAGGGCAGTGAGCGCCAGCGTGCGCGGGAAGGAGGCAGTGCGGTTGGGCTGCTGCCCCAGAACCATGCGCAGTCTGTGCAGAGCAATGACGGCCACCGTCTCCAGGGACATGATGATGAAGCCCGAGCTGGTCAGGTGGAAGGCGAAGCAGAAGCTCTTGGACACGCCGTCCCCCCCGCCCGCGTCCAGGAAGAGCA
The sequence above is a segment of the Scophthalmus maximus strain ysfricsl-2021 chromosome 10, ASM2237912v1, whole genome shotgun sequence genome. Coding sequences within it:
- the gpr75 gene encoding probable G-protein coupled receptor 75 — its product is MNTTVTPSDLVDVPRHQTLNGTLVAQSPPGWAVIHTATLTFCSLLLVFIFCLGSYGNLVVFLSFFDPAFRKFRTNFDFMILNLSFCDLFICCVTAPMFALVLFLDAGGGDGVSKSFCFAFHLTSSGFIIMSLETVAVIALHRLRMVLGQQPNRTASFPRTLALTALLWTSSFTMAALLTMQAFPRRDGPCLPHFGLGGGHARVVLYVYLADFAFCVAVVSVSYLTIAQTLRKNAQVRKCPIITVDAACPPPPPPLIAAGFESMQCAVQGPSLYRNQTYNKLQNVQTHSYANRAGHPLVPGAAQGATCCQLVSTVNLATVKDSKAVVTCVVIVFSVLLCCLPMGVSLAQDVLSPESSSAHYQFELCGFVLIFLKSGINPFVYSRNSAGLRRRVLCCVQWAALGFLCCKQKTRLHAMGKGSLEVNRNKSSHHETNSAYVLSPKPQRRLVDQACGPSHSKDCAGSPRATGARKPRPPSTSTPINTRIEPYYSIYNSSPSAGPSTPTSLQPVSSQTFAFAKSYVAMHYHTHQDALQDFESTSVHQIPIPSV